One stretch of Variovorax sp. 54 DNA includes these proteins:
- a CDS encoding RtcB family protein codes for MTNYKVHEVANGVPVKMWTNGVPVEDEAQKQLENAARLPIVFKHIAAMPDVHYGIGATVGSVIPTFKAIIPAAVGVDIGCGMMACKTTLNARDLPDNLGPLRSAIEKAVPHGSNPKRMGRDKGSWETPPDETDAAWAKLVDEFDAICEDYPRIKNTNNHKHLGTLGTGNHFIEVCLDEAGAVWFMLHSGSRGVGNAIGTHFIELAKKDAQLHQRNLPDQDLAYFEEGAKYFGDYVRAVGWAQKFARANREVMMQRVVAAARKVITKPFEAHVEAVNCHHNYVSRETHFGQDVLVTRKGAVSAKLGELGIIPGSMGAKSYIVRGKGNPESFMSCSHGAGRKMSRTKAKKLFTVADQIAATEGVECRKDADVIDEIPMAYKDIDAVMDAQKDLVEVVYTLKQVVCVKG; via the coding sequence ATGACGAACTACAAAGTACATGAAGTCGCCAACGGCGTCCCCGTGAAGATGTGGACCAATGGCGTACCCGTGGAAGACGAGGCGCAGAAGCAGCTCGAGAACGCCGCGCGCCTGCCCATCGTGTTCAAGCACATCGCGGCCATGCCCGACGTGCACTACGGCATCGGTGCGACCGTGGGCTCGGTGATCCCGACCTTCAAGGCCATCATCCCCGCCGCCGTCGGCGTGGACATCGGTTGCGGAATGATGGCCTGCAAGACCACGCTCAATGCGCGCGACCTGCCCGACAACCTGGGCCCGCTGCGTTCGGCGATCGAGAAGGCCGTGCCGCACGGAAGCAATCCCAAGCGCATGGGCCGCGACAAGGGTTCGTGGGAAACGCCGCCCGACGAAACCGACGCCGCCTGGGCGAAGCTGGTGGACGAGTTCGATGCCATCTGCGAGGACTACCCGCGCATCAAGAACACGAACAACCACAAGCACCTGGGAACGCTGGGTACCGGCAACCACTTCATCGAGGTGTGCCTCGACGAAGCGGGCGCCGTGTGGTTCATGCTGCACTCGGGTTCGCGCGGCGTGGGCAACGCCATCGGCACGCACTTCATCGAACTCGCGAAGAAGGACGCGCAGCTGCACCAGCGCAATCTGCCCGATCAGGACCTGGCGTACTTCGAAGAAGGCGCGAAGTACTTCGGTGACTACGTGCGCGCCGTGGGCTGGGCCCAGAAGTTCGCACGGGCGAACCGCGAAGTGATGATGCAGCGCGTGGTCGCGGCCGCGCGCAAGGTCATCACCAAGCCTTTCGAGGCGCACGTGGAAGCGGTGAACTGCCACCACAACTACGTGAGCCGCGAAACGCACTTCGGGCAAGACGTGCTCGTGACCCGCAAGGGTGCGGTGAGCGCGAAGCTCGGCGAGCTGGGGATCATCCCCGGCAGCATGGGCGCCAAGAGCTACATCGTGCGCGGCAAGGGCAACCCCGAGAGCTTCATGAGCTGCAGCCATGGCGCGGGCCGGAAGATGAGCCGGACGAAGGCGAAGAAACTCTTCACCGTCGCCGACCAGATCGCCGCGACCGAAGGCGTCGAATGCCGAAAGGACGCCGATGTGATCGACGAGATCCCGATGGCCTACAAGGACATCGACGCGGTGATGGATGCGCAGAAGGACCTGGTGGAGGTGGTTTACACGCTCAAGCAGGTGGTGTGTGTGAAGGGGTAG
- a CDS encoding slipin family protein, whose product MLGFTPFTVKKNERVLLLRNGDFDGLYAAGKHRVFTGFDTVQLERFSLAEPAFEHELADYFLAREPQLVQREFVQVSLGETEVGLRHEDGVLVQILPPATRKLYWRGLREQRVDVIDVAADARLPAELLAKLQSVALRPRAVQGLEGVLLVQVPEFHAGVLTLEGQMQALLPPGNHGFWRFNRQVAVTSVDLRSQIAEVSGQEILTRDKVGLRLNLSAVWRFADVRRALAQMPKPAEHVYRELQFGLRAAVGEQTLDALLENKSAIDQTVLAQVRERLEGSGLVLESVGVKDIILPGEMKTILAQVVEAEKSAQANVIRRREETAATRSLLNTAKVMEGNPVALRMKELETLERVAERIDKISVIGGLDQVLNGLVTLRPNGS is encoded by the coding sequence ATGCTGGGATTCACCCCATTCACCGTCAAGAAGAACGAGCGCGTGCTGCTGCTGCGCAATGGCGACTTCGATGGCCTGTATGCCGCCGGCAAGCACCGCGTGTTCACGGGTTTCGACACCGTGCAGCTCGAGCGCTTCTCGCTGGCCGAGCCGGCCTTCGAGCACGAGCTGGCCGACTACTTCCTGGCGCGCGAGCCGCAGCTGGTGCAGCGCGAGTTCGTGCAGGTGTCGCTGGGCGAGACCGAGGTCGGCCTGCGCCATGAAGACGGCGTGCTGGTGCAGATCCTGCCGCCCGCCACCCGCAAGCTCTACTGGCGCGGCCTGCGCGAGCAGCGCGTCGACGTGATCGACGTGGCCGCCGATGCACGCCTGCCGGCCGAGCTGCTGGCCAAGCTGCAGAGCGTGGCGCTGCGTCCGCGTGCGGTGCAGGGGCTCGAAGGCGTGCTGCTGGTGCAGGTGCCCGAGTTCCATGCCGGTGTGCTGACCCTCGAAGGCCAGATGCAGGCATTGCTGCCGCCGGGCAACCACGGCTTCTGGCGCTTCAACCGGCAGGTGGCCGTGACCAGCGTGGACCTGCGTTCGCAGATCGCCGAAGTGAGCGGCCAGGAAATACTCACCCGCGACAAGGTGGGGCTGCGGCTGAACCTGTCGGCGGTGTGGCGTTTTGCCGATGTGCGACGAGCCCTGGCGCAGATGCCCAAGCCGGCCGAGCATGTGTACCGCGAGCTGCAGTTCGGTCTGCGCGCGGCGGTGGGTGAGCAGACGCTCGACGCCCTGCTGGAGAACAAGTCCGCCATCGACCAGACGGTGCTGGCGCAGGTGCGTGAGCGGCTCGAGGGTTCGGGCCTGGTGCTGGAGAGCGTGGGCGTGAAGGACATCATCCTGCCGGGCGAGATGAAGACCATCCTCGCGCAGGTGGTGGAGGCCGAGAAGTCGGCCCAGGCCAACGTGATCCGCCGCCGCGAGGAAACCGCGGCCACGCGCTCGCTGCTGAACACCGCGAAGGTGATGGAGGGCAACCCCGTCGCCTTGCGCATGAAGGAACTCGAGACGCTGGAACGCGTGGCCGAGCGCATCGACAAGATCTCGGTGATCGGCGGCCTGGACCAGGTGCTCAACGGACTCGTGACGCTGCGGCCGAACGGTTCTTGA
- the rtcR gene encoding RNA repair transcriptional activator RtcR — MKPIVVIGFLGTQLDAGQGAGRWNKWRPTVSLAQHDDMVVARLELLHTRKHTALAEVVKADIAAVSPETTVNLVPFDLEDPWDFGEVYTRLYDWARAYPFQPEREQYWTHITTGTHVAQICMFLLSESRVVPGVLAQTSPPRKQRQGDAGKVALIDLDLSRYDPIARRFDADQRDAVAFLKSGIATRNARFNALIDEIERVAVRSRAPILLVGPTGAGKSFLARRMFELKQARHQVTGPFVEVNCATLRGDGAASTLFGHKKGSFTGAASDRAGLLRTAHQGALFLDEIGELGLDEQAMLLKAIEEKRFFPVGADKEVESDFQLIAGTHRDLRRDVAQGRFREDLFARINLWTYDLPGLAQRPEDIEPNLDHLLALHAAENHRVVRFNAEARTAYLRFAQSSEALWRGNFRDLSASVTRLATLADGGRIAVALVEAEIARLRWLWKHEGAGASVAAGDEVDLEALLGEEKFAALDLFDRLQLEAVVRVCRSARSLSEAGRQLFQASRTQRSVVNDADRLRKYLAKMGLDWGRISALAKN, encoded by the coding sequence ATGAAGCCCATCGTCGTCATCGGATTCCTCGGCACCCAGCTCGATGCCGGCCAGGGCGCGGGCCGCTGGAACAAGTGGCGCCCCACGGTCTCGCTGGCGCAGCACGACGACATGGTGGTCGCGCGCCTCGAGCTGCTGCACACGCGCAAGCACACGGCGCTGGCCGAGGTGGTGAAGGCCGACATCGCCGCCGTGTCGCCCGAGACCACGGTCAACCTCGTGCCCTTCGACCTCGAAGACCCGTGGGACTTCGGCGAGGTCTACACGCGCCTGTACGACTGGGCGCGCGCCTACCCCTTCCAGCCCGAGCGCGAGCAGTACTGGACGCACATCACCACGGGCACGCACGTGGCGCAGATCTGCATGTTCCTGCTGTCGGAATCGCGCGTGGTGCCGGGCGTGCTGGCGCAAACCTCGCCGCCGCGCAAGCAGCGCCAGGGTGATGCGGGCAAGGTCGCGCTGATCGACCTCGACCTGTCGCGCTACGACCCGATTGCGCGCCGCTTCGACGCCGACCAGCGCGACGCGGTCGCCTTCTTGAAGAGCGGCATCGCCACGCGCAATGCGCGCTTCAACGCGCTCATCGACGAGATCGAGCGCGTGGCCGTGCGCTCGCGCGCACCGATCCTGCTCGTGGGGCCGACGGGCGCGGGCAAGTCGTTCCTGGCGCGCCGCATGTTCGAGCTGAAGCAGGCGCGCCACCAGGTGACGGGGCCGTTCGTCGAAGTGAACTGCGCCACGCTGCGCGGCGACGGCGCGGCCTCCACGCTGTTCGGGCACAAGAAGGGATCGTTCACCGGCGCGGCGAGCGACCGCGCGGGGCTGCTGCGCACCGCGCACCAGGGCGCGCTGTTTCTCGACGAGATCGGCGAGCTCGGCCTCGACGAACAGGCGATGCTGCTCAAGGCCATCGAGGAGAAGCGCTTCTTCCCCGTGGGCGCCGACAAGGAAGTGGAGAGCGACTTCCAGCTCATCGCCGGCACCCACCGCGACCTGCGCCGCGACGTGGCGCAGGGGCGCTTTCGCGAAGACCTGTTCGCGCGCATCAACCTCTGGACCTACGACCTGCCCGGCCTCGCGCAGCGGCCCGAAGACATCGAGCCCAACCTCGACCACCTGCTGGCCCTGCACGCGGCCGAGAACCACCGCGTGGTGCGCTTCAACGCCGAAGCGCGCACGGCCTACCTGCGCTTCGCGCAAAGCAGCGAGGCGCTCTGGCGCGGCAACTTCCGCGACTTGTCGGCGAGCGTGACGCGGCTCGCGACGCTGGCCGATGGCGGGCGCATCGCGGTCGCGCTGGTCGAGGCGGAGATCGCGCGGCTGCGTTGGCTGTGGAAGCACGAAGGTGCGGGCGCTTCAGTGGCGGCGGGCGATGAGGTCGACCTGGAGGCCTTGCTCGGCGAAGAGAAGTTCGCCGCGCTCGACCTGTTCGATCGCCTGCAACTCGAAGCGGTGGTGCGCGTGTGCCGGTCGGCGCGCAGCTTGTCGGAGGCGGGGCGGCAGTTGTTCCAGGCCTCGCGAACGCAGCGCAGCGTGGTGAACGATGCGGACCGGCTGCGCAAGTACCTGGCCAAGATGGGGCTGGACTGGGGCCGGATTTCAGCGCTTGCGAAGAACTGA
- a CDS encoding 2'-5' RNA ligase family protein — protein MPISAFAVKVPAAEPIAADLRRRFDPTVALGVPAHITLLVPFMDPALITDEVLARARRVLQRTASFTFVLGKVGRFPETAYLAPEPAAPFVEMTRALVKEFPEFPPYDGLHDDIVPHLSVAHGNALHAQEAAIELQARLLASGPVQARCMEVALIENASGQWLDMHVFQLADPATLLRP, from the coding sequence ATGCCCATCTCCGCATTCGCCGTGAAGGTTCCCGCGGCCGAACCCATCGCCGCAGACCTTCGCCGCCGTTTTGATCCCACCGTGGCGCTCGGCGTGCCCGCCCACATCACGCTGCTCGTGCCCTTCATGGACCCCGCGCTGATCACCGACGAGGTGCTCGCCCGCGCGCGGCGCGTGCTGCAGCGCACGGCGTCGTTCACCTTTGTGCTCGGCAAGGTCGGACGCTTTCCCGAGACCGCCTACCTGGCACCGGAGCCCGCCGCGCCGTTCGTCGAGATGACGCGTGCGCTGGTGAAGGAGTTTCCCGAGTTCCCGCCGTACGACGGCCTGCATGACGACATCGTTCCGCATCTGTCGGTGGCGCATGGCAACGCGCTGCATGCGCAGGAGGCCGCCATCGAGCTGCAGGCGCGGCTGCTTGCGTCGGGGCCGGTGCAGGCGCGCTGCATGGAGGTCGCACTCATCGAGAACGCGTCGGGGCAGTGGTTGGACATGCATGTCTTTCAGCTCGCGGACCCTGCGACGCTCCTTCGCCCATGA
- a CDS encoding exonuclease, with amino-acid sequence MTEIYISTDVETDGPIPGPHSMLSFGSAAYTADKQLVSTFSANLHTLPGAEADPKTAAWWQTQPEAWAACRTDLQDPTHAMKNYVAWLKGLKARPVFVACPAGFDFLFVYWYLMRFAGESPFSHSALDMKSFAMALLKTGYRDSTKRAMPRRWFDAGLPHTHVALDDAIEQGALFCNMLAESRQA; translated from the coding sequence ATGACCGAGATCTACATCAGCACCGACGTCGAAACCGACGGCCCCATTCCCGGCCCGCACTCGATGCTCAGCTTCGGCTCGGCCGCCTACACGGCCGACAAGCAACTCGTGTCCACCTTCAGCGCCAACCTGCACACGCTGCCCGGCGCCGAGGCCGACCCCAAGACGGCGGCCTGGTGGCAGACCCAGCCCGAGGCCTGGGCCGCATGCCGCACCGACCTGCAGGACCCGACACATGCCATGAAGAACTACGTCGCGTGGCTCAAGGGCCTGAAGGCGCGGCCGGTGTTCGTGGCGTGCCCGGCGGGCTTCGACTTCCTGTTCGTCTACTGGTACCTGATGCGCTTCGCGGGCGAGAGCCCGTTCAGCCATTCGGCGCTCGACATGAAGAGCTTCGCGATGGCGCTGCTGAAGACCGGCTATCGCGACAGCACCAAGCGCGCGATGCCGCGCCGCTGGTTCGATGCCGGGCTGCCGCACACGCACGTGGCGCTGGACGACGCCATCGAGCAAGGCGCGCTCTTCTGCAACATGCTCGCCGAAAGCCGGCAGGCATGA
- a CDS encoding alpha/beta hydrolase, with product MTTTSPARRWWQLPLATLPLFLLGGCVQSMFYYPDRVRYETPDALGLRYENVRFTSADGTRLSGWFIPAAGRPDPKAAKGTVVHFHGNAQNMSSHWRFVAWLPKQDYNVFVFDYRGYGESDGAPEPRGVFEDSNAALDHVRARADVDASRLFVFGQSLGGTNAIAAVGSGNRAGVKAVAIESTFYSYRSIANDKLPGAGLLVRDDYGASKFVAAIAPIPLLLIHGTADMVIPHGHSQRLLADAKEPKQLIEVPGAGHLEPMAAPRFGTTYRQALTTFFDSAPALPSRP from the coding sequence ATGACCACGACCTCGCCTGCTCGCCGCTGGTGGCAACTGCCGCTCGCCACCCTGCCGCTCTTCCTGCTCGGCGGCTGCGTGCAGTCGATGTTCTATTACCCCGACCGCGTGCGCTACGAAACGCCCGACGCGCTGGGCCTGCGCTACGAGAACGTGCGCTTCACCAGCGCCGACGGCACGCGGCTGAGCGGCTGGTTCATTCCCGCCGCCGGCCGGCCGGACCCGAAGGCGGCCAAGGGCACCGTGGTGCACTTCCACGGCAACGCGCAGAACATGAGCAGCCACTGGCGCTTCGTGGCGTGGCTGCCAAAGCAGGACTACAACGTCTTCGTGTTCGACTACCGCGGCTATGGCGAATCGGACGGCGCACCCGAACCCCGCGGCGTGTTCGAGGATTCGAACGCCGCGCTCGACCATGTGCGCGCCCGTGCGGATGTCGATGCGTCGCGGCTGTTCGTCTTCGGGCAGAGCCTGGGCGGCACGAACGCGATCGCCGCTGTCGGGTCGGGCAACCGGGCCGGCGTGAAGGCGGTGGCAATCGAATCGACCTTCTATTCGTACCGTTCGATCGCCAACGACAAGCTGCCGGGCGCCGGCCTGTTGGTGCGCGATGACTACGGGGCCTCGAAGTTCGTCGCGGCCATCGCACCGATTCCGCTGCTGCTGATCCACGGCACGGCCGACATGGTGATTCCGCACGGCCACTCGCAGCGCCTGCTGGCCGATGCGAAAGAACCCAAGCAGCTCATCGAGGTGCCGGGTGCCGGCCACCTCGAACCGATGGCGGCGCCGCGCTTTGGCACCACCTACCGGCAAGCCCTCACCACCTTCTTCGACAGCGCCCCGGCGCTGCCTTCCCGCCCATGA
- a CDS encoding ornithine cyclodeaminase family protein → MKHFDEAATGAPLSFERLVPALRAAFVAEAQVPPRHVHSIETGGDAATRGTVLIMPAWSDAGFLGIKTINIFPGNGARGLPGLHATYVLYDARTGVPLAMMDGNEITARRTAAASALGASFLARADARKLLVLGTGRIARMLPAAHACVRAIDEVRVWNHRPEGAEALAAQWRAEGWNAQAAGTDLEAAVRCADIVSCATLATTPLVRGEWLAPGAHLDLIGSFTPAMREADVQCFDGTRTFIDTPEALQKAGDLLDAIAAGTLRADAVQGTLAELCRGTRPGRTGDAERTVFKAVGSALEDLSAATLVWQARTDP, encoded by the coding sequence ATGAAACATTTCGACGAAGCCGCCACCGGCGCACCCTTGAGCTTCGAGCGGCTCGTGCCCGCGCTGCGCGCCGCGTTCGTGGCCGAGGCGCAGGTGCCGCCGCGCCACGTGCACAGCATCGAGACCGGCGGCGACGCGGCCACGCGCGGCACGGTGCTGATCATGCCGGCGTGGAGCGACGCAGGCTTTCTGGGCATCAAGACGATCAACATCTTTCCCGGCAACGGCGCGCGCGGCCTGCCCGGGCTGCACGCGACCTACGTGCTGTACGACGCGCGCACCGGCGTGCCGCTGGCGATGATGGATGGCAACGAGATCACCGCGCGGCGCACGGCGGCCGCATCGGCGCTGGGCGCGTCGTTCCTGGCGCGTGCCGATGCGCGCAAGCTGCTGGTGCTGGGCACCGGCCGCATCGCGCGCATGCTGCCCGCCGCGCACGCGTGCGTGCGCGCCATCGACGAGGTGCGGGTGTGGAACCACCGGCCCGAAGGCGCGGAGGCGCTGGCCGCGCAATGGCGTGCCGAAGGCTGGAACGCACAAGCGGCCGGCACCGACCTCGAAGCGGCAGTGCGCTGCGCCGACATCGTGAGTTGCGCCACGCTGGCGACCACGCCGCTGGTGCGCGGCGAATGGCTCGCGCCGGGCGCGCACCTCGACCTGATCGGCAGCTTCACGCCCGCGATGCGCGAAGCCGATGTGCAATGTTTCGATGGCACGCGCACCTTCATCGACACGCCCGAGGCGCTGCAGAAGGCCGGCGACCTGCTCGATGCGATCGCGGCCGGCACCTTGCGCGCCGACGCGGTGCAGGGCACGCTCGCCGAGCTGTGCCGTGGCACGCGGCCCGGGCGCACCGGCGATGCCGAGCGCACGGTGTTCAAGGCCGTGGGCAGTGCGCTCGAAGACCTGAGCGCGGCCACGCTGGTGTGGCAGGCCCGCACGGACCCCTGA
- a CDS encoding TonB-dependent receptor domain-containing protein, which produces MLFSRCGRRPRPSLLALAAASLFSPALFAQTPADQQLREVVVSATGFEQELKDAPASISVITRQELETRQFRDLAEALQNVEGIDVGGSTGKTGGLDISIRGMPSDYTLILIDGRRQNVAGDVTPNGFGAAHTSFMPPLAAIERIEVIRGPMSTLYGSDAMGGVVNIITRKVAREWGGQVTMETGIPQDSDWGSQTRSSVYLSGPVATDLLGLTLRGNIYRREAADWVLAPGQAQPATARNPAPAESRQHSVGGRLMLTPNRQHDIWLDVESGRSWYDNEDGRLGTRDAAAPNRTGNNPPGYQDALRFNRDQVAIGHTGRLGFGTVESSLMHTTTETVGRTIPGGAIPRNAAARRTVYWLSEADRGRERELKTTNLVLDSKLVAPVGDAHVLTVGGQWWDAKLVDGLLPRSQSQTMWALFAEDEWRLAPGLTATLGGRYDHHSAFGGHVSPRGYLVWDATPQWTFKGGVSKGFRAPRLNQLIDGISGVSGQGATLNIGNPNLKPETSTSTELAALFNNQKGLTASATLFHNKVKDKIASGGDCSVARISSCVVDPTANYSVNVDQAKTWGMELSSRVQLTKAWGLKAGYTWTDSEVIEGGVKNGKLADTARHLLHAQVDWNPDAKWRFWLRGEYRGKSPRFTGDPARLTGNNLAIYRAVGDIKAYHLFHLGGSYQVSKNVRLNANVNNLFNKDFRKFQQVNLSGTSAWVNEYFQGGASVAGTTPAGRTIWLSANVTF; this is translated from the coding sequence ATGTTGTTCTCGCGTTGCGGCCGTCGGCCGCGTCCGTCTTTGCTGGCGCTGGCCGCCGCATCTCTTTTTTCTCCCGCCCTGTTCGCCCAGACGCCCGCTGACCAACAACTGCGCGAGGTCGTCGTCAGCGCGACCGGCTTCGAGCAGGAGCTGAAGGACGCGCCCGCTTCCATTTCGGTGATCACGCGCCAGGAGCTGGAAACGCGCCAGTTCCGCGACCTGGCCGAGGCGCTGCAGAACGTCGAAGGCATCGACGTGGGCGGCTCCACCGGCAAGACCGGGGGCCTGGACATCTCGATCCGCGGCATGCCCAGCGACTACACGCTGATCCTCATCGACGGCCGGCGCCAGAACGTGGCCGGCGACGTGACGCCCAACGGCTTCGGCGCCGCGCACACCAGCTTCATGCCGCCGCTGGCGGCCATCGAGCGCATCGAGGTCATCCGCGGCCCGATGTCGACGCTGTACGGCTCCGACGCCATGGGCGGCGTGGTCAACATCATCACGCGCAAGGTGGCGCGCGAATGGGGCGGCCAGGTCACGATGGAAACCGGCATTCCGCAGGACAGCGACTGGGGTTCGCAGACGCGCTCCAGCGTCTACCTGAGCGGCCCCGTGGCCACCGACCTGCTGGGCCTGACCCTGCGCGGCAACATCTACCGCCGCGAAGCCGCCGACTGGGTGCTGGCACCCGGCCAGGCGCAACCCGCGACGGCCCGCAACCCCGCGCCTGCCGAGAGCCGCCAGCACAGCGTGGGCGGCCGCCTGATGCTCACGCCCAACCGCCAGCACGACATCTGGCTCGACGTCGAATCCGGCCGCAGCTGGTACGACAACGAAGACGGCCGCCTGGGCACGCGCGACGCCGCCGCGCCCAACCGCACCGGCAACAACCCGCCGGGCTACCAGGACGCGCTGCGCTTCAACCGCGACCAGGTCGCCATCGGCCACACCGGGCGACTGGGCTTCGGCACGGTGGAAAGCAGCCTGATGCACACCACCACCGAGACCGTCGGCCGCACGATTCCCGGCGGCGCCATTCCGCGCAATGCCGCGGCCCGCCGCACCGTGTACTGGCTGAGCGAAGCCGACCGTGGCCGCGAACGCGAACTCAAGACCACCAACCTCGTGCTCGACAGCAAGCTCGTCGCGCCCGTGGGTGACGCCCACGTGCTGACCGTCGGCGGCCAGTGGTGGGACGCCAAGCTGGTCGACGGCCTGCTGCCGCGCTCGCAGAGTCAGACCATGTGGGCGCTGTTCGCCGAAGACGAATGGCGCCTCGCGCCCGGCCTCACCGCCACGCTGGGCGGCCGCTACGACCACCACAGTGCCTTCGGTGGCCACGTGAGCCCGCGCGGCTACCTGGTCTGGGACGCCACGCCGCAGTGGACCTTCAAGGGCGGCGTCAGCAAGGGCTTCCGCGCGCCGCGCCTGAACCAGCTGATCGACGGCATCAGCGGCGTGAGCGGCCAGGGCGCCACGCTCAACATCGGCAACCCGAACCTCAAGCCCGAGACCAGCACCAGCACCGAGCTGGCGGCGCTGTTCAACAACCAGAAGGGGCTGACCGCCTCGGCGACCCTGTTCCACAACAAGGTGAAGGACAAGATCGCCAGCGGCGGCGACTGCAGCGTGGCGCGCATCTCCAGCTGCGTGGTCGACCCGACCGCCAACTACTCGGTCAACGTCGACCAGGCCAAGACCTGGGGCATGGAACTGAGCAGCCGTGTGCAGCTGACCAAGGCCTGGGGCCTGAAGGCGGGCTACACCTGGACCGACAGCGAAGTGATCGAAGGCGGCGTGAAGAACGGCAAGCTGGCCGACACCGCGCGCCACCTGCTGCATGCGCAGGTCGATTGGAACCCCGACGCCAAGTGGCGCTTCTGGCTGCGCGGCGAATACCGCGGCAAGAGCCCGCGCTTCACCGGCGACCCGGCGCGCCTGACGGGCAACAACCTCGCGATCTACCGCGCGGTGGGCGACATCAAGGCGTACCACCTGTTCCACCTCGGCGGCTCCTACCAGGTGTCGAAGAACGTGCGCCTGAACGCCAACGTGAACAACCTGTTCAACAAGGACTTCCGCAAGTTCCAGCAGGTCAACCTGAGCGGCACCTCGGCCTGGGTCAACGAGTACTTCCAGGGCGGCGCGTCGGTGGCGGGCACCACGCCGGCCGGACGCACGATCTGGCTGTCGGCGAACGTGACGTTCTGA
- a CDS encoding DJ-1/PfpI family protein: MARKILMLCGDYAEDYETMVPFQTLLAVGHTVHAVAPDKKAGDWVHTAIHDFEGAQTYSEKPGHRFTLNATFDEVRPEAYDALVIPGGRAPEYLRMHPRVVEIARHFLATDKPVAAVCHGAQLLAATGLIKGRKVSAYPACQVEVELAGAEYMGIPVDQAVTDRNLVTAPAWPAHPAWLSQFLVVLGTRIEH; this comes from the coding sequence ATGGCTCGCAAGATCCTGATGCTCTGCGGCGACTACGCCGAAGACTACGAAACCATGGTGCCGTTCCAGACCCTGCTGGCCGTCGGCCACACCGTGCATGCGGTGGCGCCCGACAAGAAGGCCGGCGACTGGGTGCACACCGCCATCCACGACTTCGAAGGCGCGCAGACCTACAGCGAGAAGCCGGGTCACCGCTTCACGCTGAACGCCACCTTCGACGAGGTGCGCCCCGAGGCCTACGACGCACTCGTGATCCCCGGCGGCCGTGCGCCCGAGTACCTGCGCATGCACCCCCGCGTGGTCGAGATCGCGCGCCACTTCCTCGCGACCGACAAGCCGGTGGCCGCCGTCTGCCACGGCGCGCAACTGCTCGCGGCCACGGGCCTCATCAAGGGCCGCAAGGTGTCGGCCTACCCGGCCTGCCAGGTCGAGGTGGAACTGGCCGGCGCCGAGTACATGGGCATTCCGGTCGACCAGGCCGTGACCGACCGCAACCTCGTCACCGCACCGGCCTGGCCAGCGCATCCGGCGTGGCTGTCGCAGTTCCTGGTGGTGCTCGGCACGCGCATCGAACACTGA
- a CDS encoding ribbon-helix-helix domain-containing protein, with translation MCEVFISADPQSYDARTRSVRLHGVVTSIRLENLFWQVLEEIAQRDGMAVVQLIERLYDELVAARGEVGNFASFLRVCALRYEAMVAQGRIPADTSIAIRSLDANAVLHELPQGWGRPAQQQQTDGTRVHTLHTAVRRHA, from the coding sequence ATGTGCGAAGTCTTCATCAGCGCCGATCCGCAAAGCTACGACGCGCGCACGCGCTCGGTGCGCCTGCACGGCGTGGTCACCAGCATCCGGCTCGAGAACCTGTTCTGGCAGGTGCTCGAAGAGATCGCGCAGCGCGACGGCATGGCCGTGGTGCAGCTCATCGAGCGGCTGTACGACGAGCTGGTGGCGGCGCGCGGCGAGGTCGGCAACTTCGCGTCGTTCCTGCGCGTGTGCGCGTTGCGCTACGAGGCGATGGTGGCGCAGGGACGGATTCCGGCCGACACGTCGATCGCGATCCGCTCGCTCGATGCCAACGCCGTGCTGCATGAACTGCCGCAGGGTTGGGGGCGACCGGCGCAGCAGCAACAAACAGACGGGACGCGCGTGCACACGCTCCACACCGCCGTGCGGCGGCATGCGTAG